In the genome of Spirochaetota bacterium, the window CGGTCATATAGACATAGCAACTAGAGCCTCCATGGTGTTTGACAAAGTGATAATAGCGATACCTAAATGTTCTTTTCACAAAACTCCTCTGTTTACGGTAGAGGAAAGAATTGAGATGGCTAAAGTAGCCTTTGAAAATAACCCTAGAATAGAGGTTATGTCATTTGATGGACTGCTTGTGGATTTCGTAAAGAGTGTCGGAGCAATAGCGATAGTGAGAGGACTAAGAGCAGTTTCAGACTTTGAG includes:
- the coaD gene encoding pantetheine-phosphate adenylyltransferase, yielding MVKVVVYPGTFDPITNGHIDIATRASMVFDKVIIAIPKCSFHKTPLFTVEERIEMAKVAFENNPRIEVMSFDGLLVDFVKSVGAIAIVRGLRAVSDFEYELQVALMNMNMKGVETIFFMTSEENMFVSSSIIKEVAILGGDVSNKVPKIVYERLKDKFKTPK